Part of the Haliotis asinina isolate JCU_RB_2024 chromosome 8, JCU_Hal_asi_v2, whole genome shotgun sequence genome is shown below.
ATCCATGTTAATCACAAATTTGTGTTACAAGGAAAAAAACTGTTCTGTTTTTAAGAAGTTTCAGAATGACACTACTCTTCAAAGATCTAGCAATCATCTAAATGGAGTGAACCACAGGACCCTGAGGAATTGTCAGAGATGAGGAAGCCACACTTGTCTTGTGTGCTTGAGATGGTTGCAGCAGGGTTGAGGTTGGTGGGTGTGGCCATCAAATTGGGTGGTGTGGTGAAATCGGCTGGTAGCACCTGCTGCTTCTGCAACTCCTTGGCACACAGTCTTGCCTTTTCCCTAGAGCAGTATCACAATAAACACTAACAATgtgtcatcatcaacaacaagcaTGTTCAAGTTCTGCTTCTGATATTGGCACCAACCTGAATCAGTTCATCTGTTGTTCAAAGTATCCATGGGCTAATGGGTTTTCTGGTTCTCTGGAGGTGTCTTTatacattatcactgacacataactgtaacatatactgaggggaaaacAATAATGGATCACATCAAAGCACAAGTGTTTccttattttttttcaagttttcttcTCAAGCTTTGTATTGCCCAGCCTGTGAAGAAacctaaaaaaaacccagggaacacttgtgcttttaAGTGATCCCTTATGTCTTTCTCTCagtatttttgataatattttcttcatatttaggATCTTCAAAACTTCAGCAAACTATTTTTCCTGCTTGATAAGAACCAACATAAGAATACAACACATGTATGCAGGTCTTTGACTACCACAGAGGTTCTCGTGTGATCACTCATTTAGGTGACTGTCTTACTTGTATGGAGCTTGTTCTTCTGGAGTCATGTTCCTCCATGCATGTCCCATTATCTTGCTGATGTGGGATGTGTGAACTCCAGGGTTGGCGCTGTTCATGAAAGCAGACCAGTCACAACCTACACTCAACAACACTGACAAGCAGAGGTCACTTAAACAAACTgaatcatatattataatacCACTTTCTCTCTTCTGACTATAGGTGATTACAGTTAATACCTTTTAAAGGTAATTCAAGTAACTTGTATAAGTGTTTACAAGTCTCTAGTCATGATTTGCTTGActggcattattagaagttgatgagtaataaggaagtaagattctttattctttactgttgcttgacaatggtataaggatccatactgaaacatcacatcatatgtaataaaagaagttgttatccataaagaatttttAATGGTCAACATACACAGTAGTATATTAACACATTAATAACTGCTTTGTACTATGCTTCAAGATATCTGGTGGAAGGGAGTATCAGTTGCAAATATTAATTCTCATTTCAGCTTTTACTTGAGATATAAATAATGTTTCCATACTTGATGAATGTTCTTCTGTTCAATCGGCTAAACATCATGAACCCATTCATCCATGAAGTTTTCCGTAGGTCAGTTTTACCCGATTTTGTCAAATCTCTTGATCTGcagtacaaaatattttgaagaaatcAAAGACAAGCACAAAAACAAGCACCTTTTGACCCTGCTCTAGATTGTTTGTAAAAGTAAgggtgaaaaaacaacaacattagactaaTACATTAACCTGTGTTGCAAATGGTTCAGTCAGATAACCAGGGGCATGGGGTAATGACCCATGAAAAGAGTTCAGAGTGTCAGACTTATCATAAAAGTCTTTGTCCCTGTTCAAAGTAACAAATCAAACATTTAAGGGGCTCTGAGATTCAAATAAAATAGGAGCAATTGTTAAGAATCCTTTCACAGCTTTCAGTTTTGTACACTGCCTTCAAGTTTTGGACAAGTAAAGTCCCTCAATCAACCCCATATTTCAAAACCAAGACATATTCACAGGTAATGGATTAAGTTACCTATCTGTACAAGTAACATTCTGAAGCACATTTAGTACTTGGGTTAACAGATAGGAGAAGATACCACGTTCTCTTTTTGACTATATGTTAATTACAATACAATAATTCATGTTTTGCTCATCTATACAAAAAAATTTTTTTCTCTTAAGCAGCCTTCCCACAACAAACGTAAGTTTGATAACAAATGTTGTAAAGCTCgagtttgagagtgtgaacatTATGACAactcaccaccaacaccagttTCAGTTTTCTATTAAACTCAAGTGTGAAGTGTTGTCACACTCATGTTGTTCCGAAACAACCAATCGCAGTCATCAAAACAGTCACGTGACTGCACTGATAGACATGGCACTCagatgacatgaaagtttgacaaCCTGTGTTGTCAAACTTCAGTTTGCTGTGTGAAGGCTGCTTTACTGCTGATTATCTACAAATGTGCTTTGCTCATAATAAGCACTGTTTTGTTCTTtggaaatgcaaaatatatctAGGTCTAAACAAAATAGTTTCATTACCACCTTTTAGTACATAATTAAGACAACATAAAAACTCATCTTGTCTTCCATGCATCATCCACATGTGACAGCCACGAACACAGCACAAATAGAGTTGCTATTCTGAACCAAGTCTACGTACCCCCCTGAGGAGGTGGATGAGGCAGGCCTGTAACGCTGAGATTGAAGCTGGGCTATCTGGGTCTTCTGATTGCGAGTAAGGCCAAGACTCTGGAGGGATACATCTTCAGGTTCTTCAGAAGAGAAAGGTCAACATCAATATCCAGCTATAAGTTAGCacatgcatatgttttaaaaataatcacaaatattttctacatttgtaTGATGACATGTAATATTTATTTGTACATATATACTGCCCATACATAAAAGCGAAACAAGTAAGGCATATACTATGGTTATGATATATCATAATTAATAAAATTCATCATACCATTTCCAATTGCTTCCACTTCATAATTGATAGGTTCCATTTGAAAACGTTCATCATCCTCAACGTTAAAATACTGCTGATTTCCTGTATTAGCTGAGTTTATGTCTAAATTATTAAATGGAGATCGTTTGGGTGTGTACTGTTTCCGTTTGTTCTTCCTACTTCCAGGAGTGAGTGGCGCCAGCTTGGAAGCAAGAGAAGACTGCATGGGAGAGAGGAAGGCGGAGGAAGAAGAGGGAATCTGGATGGTCTGTAAAACGTTGTCAGGGGAGACGGCTTGAGAATGTGGCATGTCGGGGTCGAAGCTAGTGTCTTGCTCATACCAATCATTTTGACCAATgttcttgaaaacaaaacatggattCTAAGTAAAATACTAATAAGAAATTACACAGATTGACATAAGATAAATGATgaagttgagttgagttgaagAAAAGGATCTACAATTTCAAAAACCAAACCAATTTTGGCCAATGTGTGTGTTTTCAATTGACAAATGTGAGTCTTTTGGTTGTGATCAAAATAAGAAAGTTCTGACACGGATGGTTTTTGCAAATGTACTAGCACTTACATTCTAAGCCTGGGAACAGGAATGTTGCTTCTACTTGTTGTTTATGAAAGCAAGATGAGAGAATAGTCTATATATGTCTATAACTTACACTATGGCGAATCATACAATACCTCACAATTAACCTGGTAGCCACTGAATTCCACATTATCACATGCTGCTTTTTCTGTGAGCAAGGAGTATTGACGAACTACTGTGtaacacatatacacaaaccaTTATGTTGACCCCTAGATTGAAGGTTTTGTTCTCCTTGTCGTCTTCCCTCTGGTCAGGGCTGGACAGGAGGTTTAAGGAGGTAGGGACTACATGGCTTGAGTTGCGTGCAGGTAGCTGGGGCGATCTCGGTTCCTGAAACAGTTCCAGGAAAATCATATGAGTGAGCATCACCTTGATACAGTCTTGCATGTCTTTGACTTTTGCAACTTTGTCAAAACCAGTGAAGGTATACTGCTGATATACCCCAAACACAAAATGATAAACCTGTGAAACGGATTCTAATGCATTGTTAATGGGACACAACCATGCATGATAAATTGAGATTCCCAAGACTAGGCCTCCCAGGTTGACACAGAAAGTCCATCAACTTCTGTGAAGTACTTGATTTATATGAAATCTTTCTGAACAGTATTCAAGGTATAACAAAGCATCACCTCAtcacccaggtttgatttctcacatggatacaatgtgtgaagtccatttctgcttTTCCCACCTgtgacattgcaggaatatttctaaaagcggcacTAGTTCACTGATCGTGCTAATCTCATACAAACAATGCCTTACCATCAAAGATGAAGAAAACCTTAGACAATCATTTGCTTCAACTACTTGACTAAAGAAGGGGTCATATTCACCTACAAAGAAAAATTTGTAAAGGTGAGAAACATGTGATGTTTTCTTCACATTTGTTGAAGAACACTTCAGAACATATCTGTTTttaaatcactgaaatattttggtAATGTTGACAATAAGAATACAATTATTCTGGATATAAACTGTCTCTTTTTCGGTCTTTCAATCTGATAGGATACATCTTCCAACAAACCCTCCATTATGAGGTCATGTGAATCCTGAGAAATTTCTagggcatgtgtgtgtgtgtgtgtgtgtgtgtgtgtgtgtgtgtgtgtgtgtgtgtgtgtgtgtgtgtgtgtgtgtgtgtgtgtgtgtgtgtgtgtgtattgctgTTGCTGTATCAAATATTATGCTACATTTGATGTGTTCATGTCAAGCGTCAACTGTATTTCTCACATGCATTGATAACTTCCTCCTGCTCAGTGTTGACAAACCAGGGTGCAACAGCATTATCATTTAGGAAGGGCAGGAACGAGGAGGTTGGAACTGTAGAATCCTGGGAGCAGTCTTTGCTCTCAGTTGCTTTGGGAATGTGCTGTGGCACTTGGTGGTCACTGGTTGAGTCTACTGTTGGAGACGATAGCTTCAACCGCCGACCAAAACTGTGCTTGTCATTCATGGGCGTCTCTTTCTATTTTCAAATCAAAATAACTCAGTATAACTGTTAATATAAGTAATGATATCAAGCAACATTTGAGGGTCATTATAAAAGATTCAGCAAAGTCTAAAACGTTTTGAGCATTTGGACTCTGTACTTTTAATcaaattgaagattttattcaCGCTCTGCAACTTCAGCCACAAACATGAAGTCTGACTTtggtaaatataataaaaatcaGGAAACAAATGTCCAATTTAGGGTGTAGATTGCAttcacacaaaaacattcaaTGCCAAAAACTGTTGAATCTGTTTGGCCATGCATGACACTTGGCATAATCTTTGGTACCTATATTTTAGTCTTGCTACATGGAGGTGACCAGATGACAGAACAGAATTTTACCGACACTGACCCCAGATTAATGGATAAAATCACATCTTCCAAATAACCTTGACATCAAGGTGAATTAAGACACCATTAATTCTCATAAACTAAATGTACGTCAAACATACCATGGAGTCTCTGTCATTCCTGCTTGAAGACTTCCTGTTTCCTTTGTCAGTCTGAACAGTTCTGTTTtctgttaaaaaaaaacaaaaataaaaaaatcaaaaagataaaaaataacaaaaaaataaataaataacaatgcACAACCAAATGAAAGACAATGCTGTGTCACtggtaaaaacaacaaacaattctcATGTTCTGTTTGGATGCATATTATCCCTTAGCACAAACACTTAGAAATGTTCCCCACTAATGAAACTAAAGTGAAGCAGTAAaagaataatacaaattacTTCATATATCCATAGTTTAGTACTTGATGCATAAGTACATATAAACCCTTGCCATAATAGATTGAGATGAGACATGGGAAATGAAAAAGTGGAAAGTATACTAAAACCAATCAGGAAATAATTATTCATCCCTTACACACTTCATTGAATCTGAATGTTTCCTGTATTCAATCTTTCACGTATCTGTTCTAGTATATTGTTACATCTGGGTGGTGGAGtatccttgtggttaaagtgtttgcatgtcatgctgaagacttgggtttgaatCCGATATGGTTAGatatgagtgaagcccatttctagtgttctcccctgtggtattgctggaatattgctaaaagcagcaataaaaccatactcactcactcactattgtgacATCCCAGAATCACAGTCGCAATTA
Proteins encoded:
- the LOC137293508 gene encoding uncharacterized protein, whose product is MDERFIYIPTQSPTTPSSPDDVDEEQCLFDDTPLLAYGKEEEVTDAATQIDATTQASTYHWPPVIKSEKTVVPEVIADEEYFTSGEKKLSRPSTREFYYFLSQNTDEASPSSRRRTNSSKKNRTPRTALKMMERHRENERTRHHNLNDSLGEICKDVPGSSQDGRETKVVMMQRIISYVAYLENTIVQLCSELGIPYSSSMTSLTLQLRNEMENRTVQTDKGNRKSSSRNDRDSMKETPMNDKHSFGRRLKLSSPTVDSTSDHQVPQHIPKATESKDCSQDSTVPTSSFLPFLNDNAVAPWFVNTEQEEVINACEYDPFFSQVVEANDCLRFSSSLMEPRSPQLPARNSSHVVPTSLNLLSSPDQREDDKENKTFNLGVNIMNIGQNDWYEQDTSFDPDMPHSQAVSPDNVLQTIQIPSSSSAFLSPMQSSLASKLAPLTPGSRKNKRKQYTPKRSPFNNLDINSANTGNQQYFNVEDDERFQMEPINYEVEAIGNEPEDVSLQSLGLTRNQKTQIAQLQSQRYRPASSTSSGGSRDLTKSGKTDLRKTSWMNGFMMFSRLNRRTFINANPGVHTSHISKIMGHAWRNMTPEEQAPYKEKARLCAKELQKQQVLPADFTTPPNLMATPTNLNPAATISSTQDKCGFLISDNSSGSCGSLHLDDC